In the genome of Juglans microcarpa x Juglans regia isolate MS1-56 chromosome 6S, Jm3101_v1.0, whole genome shotgun sequence, the window tcatctcatctcatctcatctcattattacaactttctcaaattctcacataaaatataataaacaattcaactttttcaatttctaaaacagtaataatattaaaaaatagtattctaacaatattttattcaattttcaactttcatctcaactcatctcatttcaactcactatccaaacggcacctaaGCCCATCTAGGAAAATGATCCTAACAAAGCCCAAGAAGGAGAAATTAGAAACATATCCAATCTAGATCAAGCCCAAAGACGCGCCAAccccgaaaaaaaaaagtgtcaagTATTTAATAGATTCACATTGAACCACACAAACACAGCTGTTTAGCATGTAATACTTAACCACAGTACGAGCACCAAGTAACCAAAAGCTTACTACCTAGATAGAGAGAGAACTGAAATTGAGAGTCTCATTCTTTcgtcataaataaaataagcttTCCAACACAAAACCCAAAATATGGCATGACTTACTCCCAAAATGGGAGAGAAAAAGATAACTTGACAAGTACAAAGATTTCAAGAATGTTTGGAAaagtttttcatctcatcccatctcatatcatctcatttccttcccaaacatcattcaaacacgcactttcaaactaatcattacaattttttcaaactaatcattacaattttcccaaacctccaaataaaaaataaaaaacaattaaattttttcaaatcccaaaacaaaaacaatattttttttaaaagtaaaacaaaaattatattaaaaaattatattctaacaatattttaattttataatattttttattcaactttttctctctcattttccaaaatctaataaatacttaactcaaactatctcactactattcacaaaccatcttactattattcacaaaattttcatcttatctcattccccaagcatccccttAATTCACCAAGATATATGTCCCATTCTAGATACAGCATGATGCCAGTACACCATTGACATATAGATACAGAATCCATCAATAGTACCAGCAGGAGCATCACTAAGACGAATAATTTAGTAACACAATCTAACAGATTCTTGACTCCTTGAAAACTTTTTCTATTTGACCGTTTTGAGAACCAAATATCCAAGAAAAGTAAAAACTACAACTATAATGGTAATCATCCAGTAACTCGTACATCGGCCCTAAGTATGCTTACAAACGTAACATGAATGCAAATCAGGAAGACCACTAAGTAACCCAGGTAATCAGTAACCATACCTTTAGATTGAACCTTGGTACCCAATGATGTGGCTGTAATGAAAGCAGTTGAAGTAGAATCAGTAGGTGGCACGGGAAAATTGTCTTTAACCGAAATGGTTGAAGGAGCTTGGATAGTAGCTGAGGTAGACGGAACCTCTATAGATGCCTTGTCAgtctcaccaccaccaccagaaaTATTAGCGTTCACATTCAGTAGTGAATTATGACCTGCTCCCACAAAGGAGTTGACAGGGGCAACTTGTTCAGCAGAAAAGGTGTCATAGCTAACAGGAGCTGGCTCACTCTGAAACCCAGAGGACTCCACACCACTAACTACAGGTACTGCAGGGACTGTTCCATCCTGAACCTCATAGTAAACTATAGGCTGAACAGGGTTAACCAGGTCAGAAGCTATGTTGGTCAATGTACTAGGAACAGTGTTATAGTAAATTGGCGCATGGGGCACAGCAACTTGAGATCCTTCAGCAGGTCCATATAAATTACTGCTCAGGATTTCAGCTACTGTGTGTCCATGATATTCAAAACTAGAAACTGGATATGATAAATTGTATTGCTCGGTGTAAGTAAGAGGGTGCCCTGTCTCCATGTAGggcagaggtggaggatatgAGGGTTCAGGCGGTTCAGGTGGCTCATCAGGTGGTGGGGGAGGAATATGCTCATTATCAGGTGGGGGTGGGGGAATCCATTCCTCATCCGGAGGAGGTGGCACAGTGAACCCATCCTCTGGCACCAAGGAGGGGTAATCTGCAGGTAGATTCAGCTGTGTTGGGTTCAATGCTGTGTTGCCTGAAGAGGTTGCATCTTCAACTTCCATGTCCACATCCATGTCAACATCCTCTGCAGCATTAAACCCATGCTTGTGATTCCACTCATCACCCAATTCAGCCTCATTGACTAGTTCACTAACTCCTGCATCGCTTCTTAAACCTCTAGTAGGTGATGAAGAAATGTCTTCAGCATTTACGTGAGGTGCTTTACCGTGCAAATCTTTCAGAACTATCATTGATGTATCAACAGAAGCAGAAAGAACCCCTTTAGTTTCAGTTCCATTTGCTTCAGACTCAAGCCGCATAGTTTCCTGCAATTCGCCCTTCCCATTGAAGGTAGAAACATGAGTTCCCTCAACTTCATCCATGTGTGCAGATTCAGCAATCTTAGAGATTTCATCATTAATTCCACTCTCAATCCGTTTAAGCTGCTTTTCAGTATATGTCCAAAATGGAAGCAATGATGAGCCGTAGTATGAAAGTGACTTCAAATCAGAAAGTCTAATCTCAACTTCCAAAATATACTCTAATACCCAGTCAAGACCTTGCATGTGATGGGACCTGAAACATAAAATGaagttattacaatttttttttttcagtaaataagaattttattgataataggcGAAGCCAATTACACAAGACATATACAATAGCCACACCTAGGCATGACTATCTATGtatgttcatgccattaaacaatcgaccaatggaataaagtgtggaaaaagaaaagttttaagctcatccattgtcctTTCACAATCCTCAAAATTGAACCCTCAAAACTCCGACTGTTTctctccatccatatgcaccaccataggcaGGTCAGTATCATCTTTTCCACATAGCTGCAATCTGAGAGTTACCTCGGATGCCTTGCCAACTGGCCAAAAAGTTAACAAACCTTCTTGGTATTACCCAAATAAGTCCCACTCTCGCAAAGATATCGTTCCATAAACTCAtggctacatcacaatgcaataataggtgATCCACAGACTCAccacttttcttacacatgtaacactaATCCAATACAATGAGTCCGTGTTTCCTTAGATTATAAGGTGAAAATCTCCCTAACGAAGctatccatacaaaaaaagaagcttttagGGGGCGTTAgtcttccatatgttcttccatgaGAATGTTCTCGTAGGGAgggttattaaaatatttttaagttgaaGAACTAGAAATTTCATAatcctctctttttattttctaaaaataatttctggccatcaaatgattaaaatcaaatctctgagaaaatggagaaaaagcgAAGCAGGATTTGCTTACCCTTTAAGTGGCTTCAACCTCTCTAACAAACACTCACACTGTTTCACAAGATGAGAAGAAAGATCAACTCCAGATTCATATCCTTTAGTAGCTTCAGTGTCAAGCACGTACTTCTCAGAACGAGCTCCTAATTCACTAGAGTTGACATCGGTGCTCAAATTTGAGTCTTTTCGAGCTTCATTTTTGTACGCTTCACTGCAATCATCCATCTGGTGTCCATGCCGTCCATGCCCATATGCGTCTAATCCATGAGCAACCATATTGGCATCCGTGATCCCTTCAATTAGGTGTGCAGCTGAAGAAACACCTAACATCGCATCTGAAATGATGTTGGAATCCCCTATAGCCATAGGAGCACATACTGTTTTTTCAGTAACAGTAGAGATTGTCAGCCCATTGGTCAATCCAGTTGCCTGAGCCAAAACATCAGGCACTTCCCATGAAGTCTCCCCAGTTTCAGTATTCCAGTAATAGTAACGGTTACTCTCCTCATGCATTACCATCTTCCAGCCCAAAATAACATCACCAACAACTTGTGCATCAGACGTTCCAGAAACGGAATTCTGTTCCGTCAACTCTGTTTCTTCTTGTAAATCTCCTAGTGTGGTAGGATTGCTTTCCCCCCTATCACAGCTCTCCAGATTATCGGTAATATCGGGTGGCATAGACTCCCGCTCACTGTCCTGTTGTTTGACCTTCTCGACAAAAAGGTCTTCACCAATATTGACATCCAGATATTTGCATTCTTCATCAAGAAAAAGCTTAACCTGAGAGACAAGAAGGATGCAATTAGCATTCCAagcaaacaaaaattaaaatgacaaaGTGTGGGATCTATTACGTGAACAGACACTACAAATTTGCTGTGTAGCTTGTCTTCTATTAACAGATGCACCTCGGTAATATAGATAACCTTTTCCCAAGTGTAAAGCACAAGAAACAGATTTTCAACATGAGAAGGGAACAAAATTTATCCATGATCAAGGGAACGAACAAGTAAAATTTAACCACATTTGGACATTTTCAGATAAATCAAGTTACATCATAATGAAACATCATATTTTCAGGAAAACCAAATTTGTAGGCATAACATGGGCTTTTCATAGAACAGGCATTTGAAAATCTAATGAAAAAtagttatatcaaaataataactagttatatcaaaataatagcagtgataataataataataataataatcatcatcatctagtgaacataaaaatttccaaacaaacaatTACACTTCCAAAACAAATTCAAGCAATACATTGTAATACAGTCATAAATGATCCATTTCTCCACATCTCATCAAAATTAACACAATCCAACTGATGTGAATTGGTTTTTCACATATAGCAAtgtgttgagagagagagagagagagggaattacagatatatattcaaaaataaaatgagaaaagcCTATGAGctctttacttatcaaaaaagaaaaaaaaccaaataagcCATCCTGATCAAGGAGAGCTCGCTAGTAAGCTAATCTCTGTCCCATTGGAAAACCTAAACAACAGATCCCAAGTTAACAAACACA includes:
- the LOC121237177 gene encoding formin-binding protein 4 isoform X2, whose translation is MPPDITDNLESCDRGESNPTTLGDLQEETELTEQNSVSGTSDAQVVGDVILGWKMVMHEESNRYYYWNTETGETSWEVPDVLAQATGLTNGLTISTVTEKTVCAPMAIGDSNIISDAMLGVSSAAHLIEGITDANMVAHGLDAYGHGRHGHQMDDCSEAYKNEARKDSNLSTDVNSSELGARSEKYVLDTEATKGYESGVDLSSHLVKQCECLLERLKPLKGSHHMQGLDWVLEYILEVEIRLSDLKSLSYYGSSLLPFWTYTEKQLKRIESGINDEISKIAESAHMDEVEGTHVSTFNGKGELQETMRLESEANGTETKGVLSASVDTSMIVLKDLHGKAPHVNAEDISSSPTRGLRSDAGVSELVNEAELGDEWNHKHGFNAAEDVDMDVDMEVEDATSSGNTALNPTQLNLPADYPSLVPEDGFTVPPPPDEEWIPPPPPDNEHIPPPPPDEPPEPPEPSYPPPLPYMETGHPLTYTEQYNLSYPVSSFEYHGHTVAEILSSNLYGPAEGSQVAVPHAPIYYNTVPSTLTNIASDLVNPVQPIVYYEVQDGTVPAVPVVSGVESSGFQSEPAPVSYDTFSAEQVAPVNSFVGAGHNSLLNVNANISGGGGETDKASIEVPSTSATIQAPSTISVKDNFPVPPTDSTSTAFITATSLGTKVQSKGLRSKKRTIAAAPSLRSNKKVSSLVDKWKAAKEELLEDEKEPEDPYEILGRKRQREIEEWHARQIATGEAKDNANFQPLGGDWRERVKRRRAQLANKAAKTPPEANTDGNQQPDLIELSRDLPSGWQAYWDETSKQVYYGNSDTVETTWTRPTK
- the LOC121237177 gene encoding uncharacterized protein LOC121237177 isoform X1, with translation MGKRKERRLAALSNAGRRVKLDLCAEPSGDLGGSTEYDEIGVDKDSNHHDGLPNSPASSGQQLQNPLLLLGQYSDDEFDEESNKGLNHAIAETSSPNEEVKLFLDEECKYLDVNIGEDLFVEKVKQQDSERESMPPDITDNLESCDRGESNPTTLGDLQEETELTEQNSVSGTSDAQVVGDVILGWKMVMHEESNRYYYWNTETGETSWEVPDVLAQATGLTNGLTISTVTEKTVCAPMAIGDSNIISDAMLGVSSAAHLIEGITDANMVAHGLDAYGHGRHGHQMDDCSEAYKNEARKDSNLSTDVNSSELGARSEKYVLDTEATKGYESGVDLSSHLVKQCECLLERLKPLKGSHHMQGLDWVLEYILEVEIRLSDLKSLSYYGSSLLPFWTYTEKQLKRIESGINDEISKIAESAHMDEVEGTHVSTFNGKGELQETMRLESEANGTETKGVLSASVDTSMIVLKDLHGKAPHVNAEDISSSPTRGLRSDAGVSELVNEAELGDEWNHKHGFNAAEDVDMDVDMEVEDATSSGNTALNPTQLNLPADYPSLVPEDGFTVPPPPDEEWIPPPPPDNEHIPPPPPDEPPEPPEPSYPPPLPYMETGHPLTYTEQYNLSYPVSSFEYHGHTVAEILSSNLYGPAEGSQVAVPHAPIYYNTVPSTLTNIASDLVNPVQPIVYYEVQDGTVPAVPVVSGVESSGFQSEPAPVSYDTFSAEQVAPVNSFVGAGHNSLLNVNANISGGGGETDKASIEVPSTSATIQAPSTISVKDNFPVPPTDSTSTAFITATSLGTKVQSKGLRSKKRTIAAAPSLRSNKKVSSLVDKWKAAKEELLEDEKEPEDPYEILGRKRQREIEEWHARQIATGEAKDNANFQPLGGDWRERVKRRRAQLANKAAKTPPEANTDGNQQPDLIELSRDLPSGWQAYWDETSKQVYYGNSDTVETTWTRPTK